A single genomic interval of Nocardioides nitrophenolicus harbors:
- a CDS encoding ABC transporter ATP-binding protein codes for MGVDVQVTNLTKQFGKQLIWKGVTLTLPAGEISVMLGPSGTGKSVFLKALIGLIKPDEGSIVIEGTDIASCSEKELYEIRKLFGVLFQDGAMFGSMNLYDNVAFPLREHTKKSESQIRDIVMEKMDMVGLLGAEMKLPGEISGGMRKRAGLARALVLDPEILLIDEPDSGLDPVRTSFINQLFVDLNAQIDATFLIVTHDIHSVRVVPDQIGLLYHKHLAMYGPREMLLSSDEPVVRQFLNAQTIGPIGMSEEKDADQLAAEKDMDLPPLPPIPLQMEPSNGIPRRAQAEPGAWCRANGVIPPPGSFTREAEHASGSQQG; via the coding sequence ATGGGCGTCGACGTACAGGTCACCAACCTGACGAAGCAGTTCGGGAAGCAGCTGATCTGGAAGGGCGTGACGCTGACCCTTCCGGCCGGTGAGATCTCGGTGATGCTGGGCCCCTCCGGTACGGGCAAGTCCGTCTTTCTCAAGGCGCTGATCGGCCTGATCAAGCCCGACGAGGGCTCCATCGTCATCGAGGGCACCGACATCGCCTCCTGCTCCGAGAAGGAGCTCTACGAGATCCGCAAGCTGTTCGGCGTGCTCTTCCAGGACGGCGCCATGTTCGGCTCGATGAACCTCTACGACAACGTCGCCTTCCCGCTGCGCGAGCACACCAAGAAGTCCGAGTCCCAGATCCGTGACATCGTCATGGAGAAGATGGACATGGTGGGTCTGCTCGGTGCGGAGATGAAGCTCCCGGGCGAGATCTCCGGCGGCATGCGCAAGCGTGCCGGCCTGGCCCGCGCCCTGGTGCTCGACCCCGAGATCCTGCTGATCGACGAGCCCGACTCGGGTCTCGACCCGGTGCGCACGTCGTTCATCAACCAGCTCTTCGTCGACCTCAACGCCCAGATCGACGCGACCTTCCTGATCGTCACCCACGACATCCACAGCGTGCGCGTGGTCCCCGACCAGATCGGCCTGCTCTACCACAAGCATCTCGCCATGTACGGCCCGCGCGAGATGCTGCTGTCGTCCGACGAGCCCGTCGTGCGCCAGTTCCTCAACGCGCAGACGATCGGGCCGATCGGCATGTCGGAGGAGAAGGACGCCGACCAGCTCGCGGCCGAGAAGGACATGGACCTGCCGCCGCTGCCGCCGATCCCGCTGCAGATGGAGCCCTCCAACGGCATCCCGCGGCGGGCGCAGGCCGAGCCCGGCGCGTGGTGCCGGGCCAACGGCGTCATCCCGCCTCCCGGGTCCTTCACCCGCGAGGCCGAGCACGCATCGGGCAGCCAGCAGGGCTGA
- a CDS encoding MlaE family ABC transporter permease, which produces MSLTAARVVAPLGTAGKLFAFALDVGRGLFRRPFQGREFIQQAWFIASVTIIPTALVAIPFGAVIALQVGGLIKQFGAQSFTGSASVLAVIQQAGPIATALLIAGAGGSAIAADLGARKIREELDAMMVLGIDPIQRLVVPRVLACMLVAVFLNGMVSVVGVGGGYVFNVILQDGTPGAYLASFTALAQLPDVWIGMIKALVFGLIAAIVAAYKGMNAGGGPKGVGDAVNESVVITFLLLFVVNFTLSTIYLQVVPPKTG; this is translated from the coding sequence GTGTCGCTCACTGCTGCGCGCGTGGTCGCCCCGCTCGGGACCGCGGGCAAGCTGTTCGCCTTCGCGCTGGACGTGGGGCGCGGGCTGTTCCGTCGCCCCTTCCAGGGTCGCGAGTTCATCCAGCAGGCCTGGTTCATCGCGTCGGTGACGATCATCCCGACCGCCCTCGTGGCGATCCCGTTCGGCGCGGTGATCGCGCTCCAGGTGGGTGGCCTGATCAAGCAGTTCGGCGCCCAGTCGTTCACCGGCTCCGCGTCGGTCCTCGCGGTCATCCAGCAGGCCGGGCCGATCGCGACGGCGCTGCTGATCGCGGGCGCCGGCGGCTCGGCGATCGCGGCCGACCTCGGCGCGCGCAAGATCCGCGAGGAGCTCGACGCGATGATGGTGCTGGGCATCGACCCGATCCAGCGCCTCGTGGTGCCGCGGGTGCTCGCCTGCATGCTCGTCGCGGTCTTCCTCAACGGCATGGTCAGCGTCGTCGGCGTGGGCGGCGGCTACGTCTTCAACGTCATCCTCCAAGACGGCACCCCGGGCGCCTATCTCGCGAGCTTCACCGCCCTCGCCCAGCTGCCCGACGTCTGGATCGGCATGATCAAGGCGCTCGTCTTCGGTCTGATCGCGGCCATCGTCGCCGCCTACAAGGGCATGAACGCCGGAGGCGGCCCCAAGGGCGTGGGCGACGCGGTCAACGAGTCCGTCGTCATCACCTTCCTGCTCCTGTTCGTCGTCAACTTCACCCTGAGCACGATCTACCTGCAGGTCGTGCCCCCGAAGACGGGTTAG
- a CDS encoding MlaE family ABC transporter permease has translation MASIKAIYDRPMKGLDNLGHELSFYLKVLLALPRSVKRYPREILRILAEVTLGSGALAVIGGTVGVIIGMTFFTGAQVGLSGYAALNQLGTAAFAGFVSAYFNTREIAPLVAGIALAATVGCGFTAQLGAMRISEEIDAVEVMAIPSMQFLVTTRVIGGLIAIVPLYVVGLLSSYVASRLVVTQFYGQSSGTYDHYFNQFLPPGDVLWSFGKVLVFAVVVILIHCYHGYTASGGPAGVGVAVGKAVRTSIVAINVIDLFLSMAIWGASTTVRLAG, from the coding sequence ATGGCGAGCATCAAGGCGATCTACGACCGGCCGATGAAGGGCCTGGACAACCTCGGCCACGAGCTGTCCTTCTACCTCAAGGTCCTCCTCGCGCTGCCCCGGTCGGTCAAGCGCTATCCCCGCGAGATCCTGCGGATCCTGGCCGAGGTCACCCTCGGCTCCGGCGCGCTGGCGGTGATCGGCGGCACCGTCGGCGTCATCATCGGCATGACCTTCTTCACCGGCGCCCAGGTCGGCCTGTCCGGGTACGCCGCGCTCAACCAGCTCGGCACGGCCGCCTTCGCCGGCTTCGTGTCCGCCTACTTCAACACCCGCGAGATCGCGCCGCTGGTCGCCGGCATCGCGCTCGCGGCGACCGTCGGCTGCGGCTTCACCGCCCAGCTCGGTGCGATGCGGATCTCCGAGGAGATCGACGCCGTCGAGGTGATGGCGATCCCGTCGATGCAGTTCCTGGTCACCACCCGGGTGATCGGCGGCCTGATCGCGATCGTCCCGCTGTACGTCGTGGGCCTGTTGTCGTCGTACGTCGCCAGCCGGCTCGTGGTGACCCAGTTCTACGGCCAGTCGTCAGGCACCTACGACCATTACTTCAACCAGTTCCTGCCACCCGGCGACGTGCTGTGGTCCTTCGGCAAGGTGCTGGTGTTCGCGGTCGTCGTGATCCTGATCCACTGCTACCACGGCTACACCGCCTCGGGTGGCCCGGCCGGCGTGGGCGTCGCGGTGGGCAAGGCGGTGCGCACGAGCATCGTCGCGATCAACGTGATCGACCTGTTCCTGTCGATGGCCATCTGGGGTGCCTCGACCACCGTCAGGCTCGCGGGGTGA
- a CDS encoding MCE family protein, translating into MDRILSAHKALGVIFVALLLLGVWLTYATFTKKFTAYDEVTLKTSSIGLQLPNRADVKVRGVIVGEVLDARSGASGAELTLGIYPDKIGVIPANVTGSIVPKTLFGEKYVSLVVPDAGPSGTMRAGATIDRTEVSTELEEVLSDLYPLLRTVQPADLNATLTAIATALHGRGELIGKNLETLDGYLKRLNPEIPALLEDVKLTAQVSDTYADILPQVAQILDDTVKTTGTIEEREAALTATLRDIRSFSDTARSFLDANAERLKRAGELSTDILRVAARYAPTIPCMSAGIVKAQGRLAEAFRGFELHIVLETLQDQPRKYTPADRPKFGDDRGPDCLGLPDIPWSQDNPFPPLPHLNDGMNGDTGKGNLRPAPTGYTGSPDDVTALRGALEQEYDARTDLTVLLAGPLVAEAAR; encoded by the coding sequence ATGGACCGCATCCTGTCCGCCCACAAGGCGCTCGGCGTCATCTTCGTGGCGCTGCTGCTGCTCGGCGTGTGGCTCACCTACGCGACCTTCACCAAGAAGTTCACCGCCTACGACGAGGTGACCCTCAAGACCTCCTCGATCGGCCTCCAGCTGCCCAACCGCGCCGACGTCAAGGTCCGCGGCGTGATCGTCGGGGAGGTGCTGGACGCCCGCTCCGGCGCCAGCGGCGCCGAGCTGACCCTCGGCATCTACCCCGACAAGATCGGCGTGATCCCGGCGAACGTGACCGGCTCGATCGTGCCGAAGACCCTGTTCGGCGAGAAGTACGTCTCCCTGGTCGTGCCCGACGCCGGCCCCAGCGGCACGATGCGCGCCGGCGCGACCATCGACCGCACCGAGGTCTCGACCGAGCTCGAGGAGGTCCTCTCCGACCTCTACCCGCTGCTGCGCACGGTCCAGCCCGCCGACCTCAACGCGACGCTGACCGCGATCGCCACCGCGCTCCATGGCCGCGGTGAGCTGATCGGCAAGAACCTCGAGACCCTCGACGGCTACCTCAAGCGGCTCAACCCCGAGATCCCGGCGCTGCTCGAGGACGTCAAGCTGACCGCGCAGGTCTCCGACACCTACGCCGACATCCTGCCCCAGGTGGCCCAGATCCTCGACGACACCGTGAAGACGACCGGCACCATCGAGGAGCGCGAGGCGGCGCTGACCGCGACGCTGCGCGACATCCGCAGCTTCTCCGACACCGCGCGCTCCTTCCTCGACGCCAACGCCGAGCGGCTCAAGCGGGCCGGCGAGCTGAGCACCGACATCCTGCGGGTCGCGGCCCGCTACGCCCCGACGATCCCCTGCATGTCGGCCGGCATCGTCAAGGCCCAGGGCCGCCTGGCCGAGGCGTTCCGCGGCTTCGAGCTCCACATCGTGCTCGAGACGCTCCAGGACCAGCCCCGCAAGTACACCCCGGCCGACCGGCCGAAGTTCGGCGACGACCGCGGCCCCGACTGCCTCGGCCTGCCCGACATCCCGTGGAGCCAGGACAACCCGTTCCCGCCGCTGCCGCACCTCAACGACGGCATGAACGGCGACACCGGCAAGGGCAACCTGCGCCCGGCGCCGACCGGCTACACCGGCAGCCCCGACGACGTCACCGCCCTGCGGGGCGCGCTCGAGCAGGAGTACGACGCCCGGACCGACCTCACCGTGCTGCTCGCCGGCCCCCTCGTCGCGGAGGCCGCCCGATGA
- a CDS encoding MCE family protein yields MSVRGLDKKTSGDLIRLVVFMVTTALATSVLIITIGNLSFGSTKEYAADFVDATGVNKGDDIRIAGVKVGTVQKVEIVDADRARVTFTVDADTRLDEATHATVKYRNLIGQRYISLTQEGDSGQRLAEDAAIPVDRTKPALDLTVLFNGFKPLFQALSPDDINKLSYEIVQVFQGEGGTVEGLLSSTASVTQTLADRDQVIGELLSNLDYVLDHVADRDKQLTNLIDSFRSLIGGLNDDREAILGSLDSISELSVQTAALVTDIKDPFIKDIKELRKVAGTLDDNRQEIDRALQVLPIKLTKIGRTATYGSWFNFYLCHFKATIKVPGLNNPVSATYGATADRCTLG; encoded by the coding sequence ATGAGCGTGCGCGGACTCGACAAGAAGACCAGCGGCGACCTGATCCGCCTGGTGGTGTTCATGGTGACCACGGCCCTCGCGACCAGCGTCCTGATCATCACCATCGGCAACCTCTCCTTCGGCTCGACCAAGGAGTACGCCGCCGACTTCGTCGACGCGACCGGAGTCAACAAGGGCGACGACATCCGGATCGCGGGCGTCAAGGTCGGCACGGTCCAGAAGGTCGAGATCGTCGACGCCGACCGGGCCCGGGTGACCTTCACCGTCGACGCCGACACCCGGCTCGACGAGGCCACCCACGCGACGGTGAAGTACCGCAACCTGATCGGCCAGCGCTACATCTCGCTGACCCAGGAGGGCGACAGCGGGCAGCGGCTGGCGGAGGACGCCGCCATCCCGGTCGACCGCACCAAGCCTGCGCTCGACCTGACAGTGCTGTTCAACGGCTTCAAGCCGCTGTTCCAGGCGCTCTCGCCCGACGACATCAACAAGCTGTCCTACGAGATCGTCCAGGTCTTCCAGGGAGAGGGCGGCACCGTCGAGGGACTGCTGTCCAGCACCGCCTCGGTCACCCAGACGCTCGCGGATCGCGACCAGGTGATCGGCGAGCTGCTGAGCAACCTCGACTACGTCCTCGACCACGTCGCCGACCGCGACAAGCAGCTCACCAACCTGATCGACAGCTTCCGCTCGCTGATCGGCGGCCTCAACGACGACCGCGAGGCGATCCTGGGCTCCCTCGACTCGATCTCGGAGCTGTCGGTGCAGACCGCCGCGCTGGTCACCGACATCAAGGACCCGTTCATCAAGGACATCAAGGAGCTGCGCAAGGTCGCCGGGACCCTCGACGACAACCGCCAAGAGATCGACCGCGCGCTTCAGGTGCTGCCGATCAAGCTCACCAAGATCGGCCGCACCGCCACCTACGGCTCGTGGTTCAACTTCTACCTGTGCCACTTCAAGGCCACGATCAAGGTCCCCGGACTCAACAACCCGGTCAGCGCCACCTATGGCGCGACCGCCGACCGCTGCACGCTCGGATGA
- a CDS encoding MCE family protein, giving the protein MKPFRERNPVVIGAVSIAVLLLGLVAAFRANDLPLIGGGDTYYASFSEAGGLKPKDEVRIAGVRVGQVTSMELDGNSVKVAFKLKTDTPFGDQTRADIKVKTILGSMYLALDPAGQGQLAEGAVIPVERTSSPYDVVDAFSGLAETSADIDTDQLASALTTLADLTRNTPEEFRSALDGLSALAETVASRDGEINSLLKNLNRVSTVLDSRDEDIVALMKDADSLFTALLQRKAQIHRLLESTSTLSTKLTGLIKESRADLKPALDHLDSVLQVVKKNEDNLEDSIHLMAPFYRVFASTLGNGPWFDTYIFNLPPVPGTVGQ; this is encoded by the coding sequence ATGAAGCCCTTCCGCGAGCGCAACCCCGTCGTCATCGGGGCGGTGAGCATCGCCGTGCTGCTGCTCGGCCTGGTGGCCGCCTTCCGTGCCAACGACCTCCCGCTGATCGGCGGCGGCGACACCTACTACGCCTCCTTCTCCGAGGCGGGCGGGCTCAAGCCGAAGGACGAGGTCCGCATCGCCGGCGTCCGCGTCGGCCAGGTGACCTCGATGGAGCTCGACGGCAACTCGGTCAAGGTCGCGTTCAAGCTCAAGACCGACACCCCGTTCGGCGACCAGACCCGTGCCGACATCAAGGTGAAGACCATCCTCGGCTCGATGTACCTCGCCCTCGACCCGGCCGGCCAGGGCCAGCTCGCCGAGGGTGCGGTGATCCCGGTCGAGCGCACCAGCTCGCCGTACGACGTCGTCGACGCCTTCTCCGGTCTCGCCGAGACCTCGGCCGACATCGACACCGACCAGCTCGCCAGTGCGCTGACGACGCTGGCCGACCTGACCCGCAACACGCCCGAGGAGTTCCGCTCCGCGCTCGACGGCCTCTCGGCCCTCGCCGAGACGGTCGCCTCGCGCGACGGCGAGATCAACTCGCTGCTCAAGAACCTCAACCGGGTCTCGACCGTGCTCGACTCCCGCGACGAGGACATCGTGGCGCTGATGAAGGACGCCGACTCGCTGTTCACGGCGCTGCTCCAGCGCAAGGCCCAGATCCATCGCCTGCTGGAGTCGACGAGCACGCTGAGCACCAAGCTCACCGGCCTGATCAAGGAGAGCCGAGCCGACCTCAAGCCCGCGCTCGACCACCTCGACTCGGTGCTGCAGGTCGTGAAGAAGAACGAGGACAACCTGGAGGACTCGATCCACCTGATGGCGCCGTTCTATCGGGTGTTCGCGAGCACGCTCGGCAACGGGCCGTGGTTCGACACCTACATCTTCAACCTGCCTCCGGTGCCCGGGACGGTGGGACAGTGA
- a CDS encoding MCE family protein — translation MTGARRWLPLAVIGLLVVTGLVWMFGGGGNEKTVTAYFPRAVSVYEGSEVRILGIPVGRVREVVPAGTKVKVVMAYDSDIKVPADADAVIVSPSVVGDRYIQLSPAFEDGDQVMADNTVIDATKTAIPLELDEIYGSIDKLTVALGPEGANKDGALSDLLVQTAKNFGGQGAQFHQTIEDFGRLSETLDNNKDELFESAQQLESFLKTLADNDTTVRDFNKSLGDVSTLLADERQELTTALSNLGTALDQVARFVKRNRAVLGRNIRDINRVAKVLVRQRGALDELLQAGPLAITNLYHTYNPKDATLDTNANLGNILHELTSNPSAVVCALVSGADAKGDICKLIEKLLPRSAPFGTGSWYGQAYDPTLNGLVEVDR, via the coding sequence GTGACCGGGGCGCGGCGCTGGCTGCCTCTGGCCGTGATCGGGCTCCTGGTCGTCACCGGGCTGGTCTGGATGTTCGGCGGCGGCGGCAACGAGAAGACCGTGACGGCGTACTTCCCGCGGGCGGTCTCGGTCTACGAGGGCAGCGAGGTCCGGATCCTCGGCATCCCGGTCGGCCGGGTCCGCGAGGTGGTGCCCGCCGGCACCAAGGTCAAGGTCGTCATGGCCTACGACTCCGACATCAAGGTGCCGGCCGACGCCGACGCCGTCATCGTGTCGCCGTCGGTGGTCGGCGACCGCTACATCCAGCTCTCGCCGGCCTTCGAGGACGGTGACCAGGTGATGGCCGACAACACCGTCATCGACGCCACCAAGACCGCGATCCCGCTGGAGCTCGACGAGATCTACGGCAGCATCGACAAGCTGACCGTCGCGCTCGGCCCCGAGGGCGCCAACAAGGACGGCGCGCTCAGCGACCTGCTCGTGCAGACCGCCAAGAACTTCGGCGGCCAGGGCGCGCAGTTCCACCAGACGATCGAGGACTTCGGCCGGCTCAGCGAGACGCTCGACAACAACAAGGACGAGCTCTTCGAGTCCGCCCAGCAGCTCGAGTCCTTCCTCAAGACGCTCGCCGACAACGACACGACCGTGCGTGACTTCAACAAGTCGCTCGGCGACGTCTCCACCCTGCTGGCCGACGAGCGCCAGGAGCTGACCACGGCCCTGTCGAACCTCGGTACGGCGCTCGACCAGGTCGCCCGGTTCGTCAAGCGCAACCGCGCGGTGCTGGGGCGCAACATCCGCGACATCAACCGGGTCGCCAAGGTGCTGGTGCGCCAGCGCGGCGCGCTCGACGAGCTGCTCCAGGCCGGCCCGCTGGCGATCACCAACCTGTACCACACGTACAACCCGAAGGACGCCACGCTCGACACCAACGCCAACCTCGGCAACATCCTCCACGAGCTGACCTCGAACCCGTCGGCCGTGGTGTGCGCCCTGGTGTCCGGCGCCGACGCCAAGGGCGACATCTGCAAGCTGATCGAGAAGCTGCTCCCGCGCAGCGCCCCGTTCGGCACCGGCTCCTGGTACGGCCAGGCCTACGACCCGACCCTCAACGGCCTGGTGGAGGTGGACCGATGA
- a CDS encoding MCE family protein, with product MTRLRTRLRAGVALLAGALLLSGCDFDVYELPLPGGADTGKDPITVSVRFDDVLDLVPKSSVKVNDVAVGQVTDVKLDGYQAVVTLELRKDVDLPDNPVASIRQTSLLGEKFVSLAAPASGAQGRLSDGDVIKDGGRNPEVEEVLGALSLVLNGGGIAQLKTISTELNLALEGREDSAKSVLTQVSSLMGQLDQRKQDIVDAIESVNRLAVTAKQHQASIDRALEELPSALDSLDRQRADLVKMLDGLTQLSDVGVRVIKTTKTATIDTLKSLDPVLFQIAQAGDDFAKGFSTFLTYPFIDEAVGRDPQVARNLHMGDYVNLSIDLALDIGNLRLPDLVCIATDQLPDLPLDVLIDLKTLCPAATQTLQTCLKTPPDLQACLKLPGALVDNVCQAVKLLCGGTGGAKAGAPASSPNTAANPLGTLLSTVLGGGGLGRPAPGGDSDADVLWRDFDETYDTSLVSLYAAPLVASHVVEQKERSAQ from the coding sequence ATGACCCGCCTGCGCACCCGCCTGCGGGCCGGCGTCGCCTTGCTCGCCGGCGCGCTGCTGCTCTCCGGCTGCGACTTCGACGTCTACGAGCTGCCGCTGCCCGGTGGCGCCGACACCGGCAAGGACCCGATCACGGTCAGCGTCCGCTTCGACGACGTGCTCGACCTGGTCCCCAAGTCGTCGGTGAAGGTCAACGACGTCGCCGTCGGCCAGGTCACCGACGTCAAGCTCGACGGCTACCAGGCGGTGGTCACCCTCGAGCTGCGCAAGGACGTCGACCTGCCCGACAACCCGGTCGCCTCGATCCGCCAGACCAGCCTGCTCGGCGAGAAGTTCGTCTCGCTCGCCGCGCCGGCCTCCGGCGCGCAGGGCCGGCTCTCCGACGGCGACGTGATCAAGGACGGCGGCCGCAACCCGGAGGTCGAGGAGGTGCTGGGCGCGCTCAGCCTGGTCCTCAACGGAGGCGGCATCGCCCAGCTCAAGACCATCTCCACTGAGCTCAACCTCGCCCTCGAGGGCCGGGAGGACTCCGCGAAGTCGGTGCTCACCCAGGTCTCCTCGCTGATGGGCCAGCTCGACCAGCGCAAGCAGGACATCGTCGACGCCATCGAGTCGGTCAACCGGCTCGCGGTCACCGCCAAGCAGCACCAGGCGAGCATCGACCGGGCCCTGGAGGAGCTGCCGAGCGCGCTCGACTCGCTCGACCGGCAGCGGGCCGACCTGGTCAAGATGCTCGACGGGCTCACCCAGCTCAGCGACGTCGGGGTGCGGGTCATCAAGACCACGAAGACCGCCACCATCGACACCTTGAAGTCGCTCGACCCGGTGCTCTTCCAGATCGCGCAGGCCGGCGACGACTTCGCGAAGGGCTTCAGCACCTTCCTGACCTACCCGTTCATCGACGAGGCCGTCGGCCGCGACCCCCAGGTCGCCCGCAACCTCCACATGGGCGACTACGTCAACCTGTCGATCGACCTCGCGCTCGACATCGGCAACCTGCGGCTGCCCGACCTGGTCTGCATCGCCACCGACCAGCTGCCGGACCTCCCGCTCGACGTGCTGATCGACCTGAAGACGCTGTGCCCGGCGGCGACCCAGACCCTGCAGACCTGCCTGAAGACGCCGCCCGACCTGCAGGCCTGCCTGAAGCTCCCGGGGGCACTGGTCGACAACGTCTGCCAGGCGGTCAAGCTGCTCTGCGGCGGGACCGGCGGGGCCAAAGCCGGAGCGCCGGCCAGCAGCCCGAACACCGCGGCCAACCCGCTGGGCACCCTGCTCTCGACCGTGCTCGGTGGCGGCGGGCTCGGCCGTCCGGCCCCGGGCGGCGACAGCGACGCCGACGTCCTGTGGCGCGACTTCGACGAGACCTACGACACCAGTCTGGTCAGCCTGTACGCCGCGCCCCTGGTCGCGAGCCACGTGGTCGAGCAGAAGGAGAGGTCGGCGCAGTGA
- a CDS encoding MCE family protein, whose amino-acid sequence MITRRTRIQLIVFAIITLLGVTFVGARYAKLDRLVVDRSYTVTAHYPQSGGIFTGAEVTYRGVGIGTVGELVLTDDGVDVKLDIDKKWDKIPSDSRALVGNRSAVGEQYVELQPQVDGGPYLREGSQISDVATPIATEKLLGDLSATVSSVDREALSTTVHELGEAFAGTGPDLQRIIDTGNSFIETADANFDLTTALIRDSNTVLQGQVASESSLRTFAQQLSLFSSALAGADPALRRVIDSGSVAATQLRTFLEQNGVELSELLANLVATGEVVVQHLDALKQMLVVYPYAVGAGQVVVGRKSKAEGGSGFWDAHFGLILAPTSTPCYAGYLKTRRNPESDRGNAPMPDNVGCTEPITKSNPRGPQNLPRVAPGVQGYDVGVRLNPTTGELEWGTTAQDQEWSGARGNVAPPSLGKDSWKWLYLQPLLDPSTR is encoded by the coding sequence GTGATCACCCGTCGTACCCGGATCCAGCTCATCGTCTTCGCGATCATCACCCTGCTCGGCGTCACCTTCGTCGGCGCCCGCTACGCCAAGCTCGACCGCCTGGTCGTCGACCGCAGCTACACCGTCACCGCCCACTACCCGCAGTCCGGCGGCATCTTCACCGGCGCCGAGGTGACCTATCGCGGGGTCGGGATCGGCACGGTCGGCGAGCTGGTGCTCACCGACGACGGCGTCGACGTGAAGCTCGACATCGACAAGAAGTGGGACAAGATCCCCAGCGACTCCCGCGCGCTGGTCGGCAACCGCTCCGCCGTGGGTGAGCAGTACGTCGAGCTGCAGCCGCAGGTCGACGGCGGTCCGTACCTGCGTGAGGGCTCGCAGATCTCCGACGTCGCGACGCCGATCGCGACCGAGAAGCTCCTCGGCGACCTGTCGGCCACCGTGTCGAGCGTCGACCGCGAGGCACTGAGCACCACCGTCCACGAGCTCGGCGAGGCCTTCGCCGGCACCGGACCGGATCTCCAGCGGATCATCGACACCGGCAACTCGTTCATCGAGACCGCCGACGCCAACTTCGACCTGACCACCGCCCTGATCCGCGACAGCAACACCGTCCTGCAGGGCCAGGTCGCCTCGGAGTCCTCGCTGCGGACCTTCGCCCAGCAGCTCTCCCTGTTCAGCTCGGCCCTGGCCGGCGCCGACCCGGCGCTGCGCCGGGTGATCGACTCCGGCTCGGTCGCCGCCACCCAGCTGCGGACCTTCCTGGAGCAGAACGGCGTCGAGCTCAGCGAGCTGCTCGCCAACCTGGTCGCGACCGGCGAGGTCGTCGTCCAGCACCTCGACGCCCTCAAGCAGATGCTGGTGGTCTACCCCTACGCCGTCGGCGCCGGTCAGGTCGTCGTCGGGCGCAAGTCCAAGGCGGAGGGCGGCAGCGGCTTCTGGGACGCCCATTTCGGTCTCATCCTCGCGCCGACCAGCACCCCCTGCTACGCCGGCTACCTCAAGACCCGTCGCAACCCGGAGTCCGACCGCGGCAACGCGCCCATGCCCGACAACGTCGGCTGCACCGAGCCGATCACCAAGAGCAACCCGCGTGGTCCCCAGAACCTCCCGCGGGTCGCGCCGGGCGTGCAGGGCTACGACGTGGGCGTCCGACTGAACCCGACGACCGGCGAGCTGGAGTGGGGGACGACGGCCCAGGACCAGGAGTGGTCCGGTGCGCGCGGTAACGTGGCGCCGCCGTCGCTGGGGAAGGATTCGTGGAAGTGGCTCTACCTCCAACCGCTGCTCGACCCGTCCACCCGGTGA
- a CDS encoding J domain-containing protein — translation MSTNLYDLLDVEEDATEDQIRAAWKSAIADLDPTERRFRAYSDAAGVLLDRDKRAAYDAELAAERAAEQAAQQAAQQAVEEVPADVPAASAPTLAAAAPADAADAPGARAAGPGKVALIVTAVAAVLAVALAVTLVLTPGASGKQSAKQIAQANQRVESAAIAAEGAAEQMVGPVLSYDHKTMAADLERLRGYMTERMAEKQAAGWPALTKEAESQQVVVEAKSAGTALTRVSANGRRATVVVFIDQYVTKADQDPFVLRMWATLVLVKAAGSDARWLLDKLCTDDRCEE, via the coding sequence GTGAGCACCAACCTCTACGACCTCCTCGACGTGGAGGAGGACGCCACCGAGGACCAGATCCGGGCCGCGTGGAAGAGCGCGATCGCGGACCTGGACCCGACCGAGCGCCGGTTCCGCGCCTACAGCGACGCCGCCGGCGTCCTGCTCGACCGCGACAAGCGGGCGGCGTACGACGCCGAGCTGGCCGCCGAGCGCGCGGCCGAGCAGGCGGCCCAGCAGGCGGCCCAGCAGGCGGTCGAGGAGGTGCCGGCCGACGTCCCGGCCGCGTCCGCCCCGACCCTGGCAGCCGCCGCGCCGGCGGACGCCGCGGACGCCCCCGGCGCGCGGGCCGCGGGCCCGGGCAAGGTCGCGCTGATCGTCACGGCGGTGGCGGCGGTGCTGGCGGTCGCCCTGGCGGTGACCCTGGTGCTGACGCCGGGGGCCAGCGGGAAGCAGTCGGCGAAGCAGATCGCGCAGGCCAACCAGCGGGTCGAGAGCGCGGCGATCGCCGCCGAGGGCGCGGCCGAGCAGATGGTCGGGCCGGTGCTGTCGTACGACCACAAGACCATGGCCGCCGACCTCGAGCGACTGCGTGGCTACATGACCGAGAGGATGGCGGAGAAGCAAGCCGCCGGCTGGCCCGCGCTCACCAAGGAGGCCGAGTCCCAGCAGGTCGTGGTCGAGGCCAAGTCCGCCGGCACCGCGCTGACCCGGGTGAGTGCGAACGGTCGTCGGGCCACGGTCGTGGTGTTCATCGACCAGTACGTCACCAAGGCCGACCAGGATCCGTTCGTGCTCCGGATGTGGGCCACGCTCGTCCTGGTCAAAGCGGCCGGCAGCGACGCGCGCTGGCTCCTCGACAAGCTGTGCACCGACGACCGCTGCGAGGAGTGA